The following are from one region of the Lynx canadensis isolate LIC74 chromosome D4, mLynCan4.pri.v2, whole genome shotgun sequence genome:
- the ABHD17B gene encoding alpha/beta hydrolase domain-containing protein 17B — translation MNNLSFSELCCLFCCPPCPGKIASKLAFLPPDPTYTLMCDESGSRWTLHLSERADWQYSSREKDAIECFMTRTSKGNRIACMFVRCSPNAKYTLLFSHGNAVDLGQMSSFYIGLGSRINCNIFSYDYSGYGASSGKPTEKNLYADIEAAWLALRTRYGIRPENVIIYGQSIGTVPSVDLAARYESAAVILHSPLTSGMRVAFPDTKKTYCFDAFPNIDKISKITSPVLIIHGTEDEVIDFSHGLALFERCQRPVEPLWVEGAGHNDVELYGQYLERLKQFVSQELVNL, via the exons atgAATAATCTTTCATTCAGTGAGTTATGTTGCCTCTTCTGCTGTCCACCTTGCCCTGGGAAAATTGCttcaaaattagcatttttgCCACCTGATCCAACATATACACTGATGTGTGATGAAAGTGGAAGCCGCTGGACTTTACACCTATCAGAACGAGCAGACTGGCAGTACTCTTCTAGGGAAAAAGATGCGATTGAGTGTTTCATGACTAGAACCAGTAAAGGCAACAGAATTGCCTGCATGTTTGTGCGCTGTTCACCCAATGCCAAGTACACTTTACTCTTCTCACATGGAAATGCTGTTGATCTTGGTCAGATGAGCAGCTTTTACATAGGACTGGGATCACGGATTAATTGTAATATATTCTCATATGATTATTCTGGATATGGCGCAAGTTCTGGGAAACCAACGGAGAAGAACCTCTATGCAGATATAGAAGCTGCTTGGCTTGCTCTTAGGACAAG ATATGGCATTCGCCCTGAAAATGTGATTATATATGGCCAAAGTATAGGGACAGTACCATCTGTGGATCTTGCTGCTCGGTATGAGAGTGCTGCTGTTATTCTTCATTCTCCTTTGACCTCGGGAATGCGAGTTGCTTTTCCTGATACCAAGAAGACCTACTGTTTTGATGCATTCCCAAA CATTGACAAAATCTCTAAGATAACCTCCCCAGTATTAATAATTCATGGGACTGAAGATGAAGTCATTGACTTTTCACATGGCCTCGCATTGTTCGAGCGTTGCCAAAGACCTGTGGAGCCTCTGTGGGTTGAAGGGGCAGGTCACAATGATGTGGAACTTTATGGACAGTACCTCGAAAGGTTGAAACAGTTTGTGTCACAGGAACtggtaaatttgtaa